From Pleurocapsa sp. PCC 7319:
TAATATAAACCTGTTAATTATACTCATGGTCAACTTAAGCTCGCTGCAATATCGAACCCTGTTAGAACAGATATTTTACAAGCGGATTTTGTATAATGAGGAACAAAAAGTAGCGGTTGATACAGAATTTATGATATATTTGTGAATGTGTAAAAAGAAAATCAAAAAAATCCAATGTCTATTCAAAACCAAGCTCGCTCTTTGCTAACGCGCCAACAAAAATTAGTCATGAAGCGTAAACAATCTATGCTGGCTCGGACTGCTACCGAAATTGGCGTAGATGTCGATCCCCAATTTCACAGTCATATTCAAGGTAAAACAATTAACGATATAGGTAGTAATCGTAGCAACGCTGCGATGAGCTAAAGACTAAACTAACTTTCAAAAAAATTTAATAACTTAACTTTAAAGCAAATGCGACTTATTTTGAGGCATTTGGCATTACCTAAGAAATGGGGTGTATTTCTAGTTTAGAAGCACCTCATTTTTTGAGACAGAATCCCACAACTCTTCATGGAGAAGATGTACTGCTAGGTTTTGTTCTGAATTTAAAAAATAAACTGTTACACCGTTGTGGGTAATTTGAATCTTGCCGTCCAGTCTGAGAGGATGTCTGAAAAGTATTAGATTATGCCAACCTTCTTAACATCAAACGAATCATAGCGACTCGAATCATAGTTTCGGAAGTGGCAGGTAAAACTTCATAATCTTTGTTCAAACGGCGACACCAATTGAACCAGCCGAAAGTACGCTCGACTACCCAACGTCGGGGTAAAATCTTAAATCCTTTCTGTTGGTCTGAACGTAGGACAGTTTCTATTATCCATCGATAGGTGTCCATGACCCATTCATTTCATAAATTCCTCTCCTCTATATCCCCCATCAACCCAAATTTTGGCGTTTGGTCAAAATTTTGTCTGTTCTTTTTTGACTTTTGCCAAGACTAACTTAGCACCTGCTCTTTCCTGACTTTTCACGGCATCTTTGGAAAAGAGTATAAGTTAGGTAACAATGTTCGCTAACCTTTGCTGAATCTTGATGCTTCCTCTACCAAATCCTCCAACCCCATTGAAAGTGTACTCATCCCTCGCTCCAATGCTTCAATTCGGCCACGACGAGATAGAGCTTCAACCGCGTTCAAATAATCTTTACTTCCAGCTTTGCCTAAATATCGATGACGAGATGGAGTCCCATTTTTGGTGACAAAAATCGGTTCATGGGACATCCATTTGTAATACCAATAACGACCCCCCTTTTGTCCTTTGGCTTGGTAACGGACAATCCAACAACCAGACGGAGCAATTTCTCCTTCAGAGCGGATGTCTTCAATATCTTGTTGGAGTTGTTTGAGAAGATGTTTAAGTTCATCTAGACGACTGGCTACATCCTTCTGTTGACGGGCATTGGGCATAGTTAAGACCAGAAAAAGTCCTAATTCATTATGTAATAAAGTTCGCTAACCAAATCCTTATCCTACTCCCGCACCTCGTAGCAATCAACTCCCTCCTAAACTTTAAAATGGGAGCGTAATTGCCATCCTTCACACAAAGATTGCAATTCTAAAAATCCGCGCCATAAAACGGTAATACCAATATTACTTTTCTTTCGATGACTCAAGTAACCGCCCAAACGAGCTACAGCTTGCATCGCCCAGGCTACCGTCAAATCTACTACGGGGACTGATTTTCTTCCTTTGGCAGCTAAAACCTCAAGTTGTACCTCATTTAAAACCGAAGATGCCGGTGCTTCTGGTTCGGTTCGATTTAAATAAGTCATTTTTAACAATTGTGCCGCAATATTTGTTAAAAATCCTAATAATACCTGCATACTATTTCCAGATAGACGATAGCTTTCCGCCTTACATCCTGACTTGAGAATTTTATGATATTCTTCAATTCGCCAACGGTAAGTGTACCACCGTAAAATGGTTTGTGCCTGTTCCTCATTTGTAACGGGTTCTGTAGTCAAGATCATCCATTCTACGCGTTCACAGCCCTCTGGGGGGTCAATTTCTACGGCATAAACCCCATAAACTTCAAAAGATTCTGGTTCTTTAATTCTGGCGGGACTACGAAGTTTAATAGGTGCATATCTAATTGCCAAAACTGCGATTCGCTCTGTCCTCTGTTTGGTTTTGGCTAGTTCTATCGCTACTTCCATCTTGATCGGTTGGGATGGTAGCCATGACCATAGATAACTGTTTTCTCCCTCAAGTGCTCGATTATGTGCTGCTCTTACTACTAACCCTGTATTTGAGGTTTTACTGACTTGAGCAAAGACTTCCGCAATGTCCCCTTCTCGGTCAAATACATGGATAATTTTGGGCCTTGTAGGCTCTGGAACGGAGATTTTTAAGAGTTTTTCGACTTCTTTGAGAGCTTCTATCCATTTATAAGATTCTTTCTCTTCAATTGGGCGTTTTCTGGCTTCTGCTTGTTTTTTCTTCCTCTGTTTCTTCGTTAGATTTTCCCCTTTTTCTTCATGCTCTCGATGCCACAGTTTTTCTGTTAGTAATCCTATTGGTTGTCCATTGTCGGCATCAAGGGCTAAGGTGCTATGTAGAATTAGTCCATTTCCCCCATTGCCAATCGGTCCATATTCGGCTCTTTTGTCGAGGATTTTTTTGTAATCGAGATAGGTTGTATCTCCCACTGCTAATACGATGGGGAGTGCTTTAATCTGAGCTGCTGTTTGAAGATGATAGGGTTGGCAC
This genomic window contains:
- a CDS encoding IS4 family transposase — translated: MNQTKNSITEKCDFGDQRLTKRAMFIESRLSLKYGKPLSEIFERASDLKRAYEFFANPKTSLSSVCQPYHLQTAAQIKALPIVLAVGDTTYLDYKKILDKRAEYGPIGNGGNGLILHSTLALDADNGQPIGLLTEKLWHREHEEKGENLTKKQRKKKQAEARKRPIEEKESYKWIEALKEVEKLLKISVPEPTRPKIIHVFDREGDIAEVFAQVSKTSNTGLVVRAAHNRALEGENSYLWSWLPSQPIKMEVAIELAKTKQRTERIAVLAIRYAPIKLRSPARIKEPESFEVYGVYAVEIDPPEGCERVEWMILTTEPVTNEEQAQTILRWYTYRWRIEEYHKILKSGCKAESYRLSGNSMQVLLGFLTNIAAQLLKMTYLNRTEPEAPASSVLNEVQLEVLAAKGRKSVPVVDLTVAWAMQAVARLGGYLSHRKKSNIGITVLWRGFLELQSLCEGWQLRSHFKV